The DNA segment TTGCCCACCTGCGGGTGCATCGTCTTCGGCAGGTCGAAGCCATGCTCGCGGTCCAGCACGTAGGCGACGCCGCCTTTCCCGGACTGGGAGTTGATGCGGATGATCGCCTCATAAGAGCGGCCAATGTCCTGTGGGTCGATGGTCAGGTAGGGCACACCCCACGGCACCTCCGGGTCTGCGGCGGTTTCCTTTCCCCGGAGATCCAGACCCTTCTTGATGGCGTCCTGGTGGGAGCCGGAAAAGGCGGTGAAGACCAGCTCGCCCGCATAGGGCTGCCGCTCCGGCACCACCAGCCGGGTCATCCTTTCATAGACGCTGCGGATCGACTGCAGGTCGGAGAAATCCAGCCCGGTTTCGATGCCGTGGCTGTTCATGTTCAGCGCCACGGTCACGATGTCCAGGTTGCCCGTCCGCTCCCCGTTACCGAAGAGGGTGCCCTCCACGCGGTCCGCGCCAGCCATCAGGCCCAGCTCGGTGGCGGCCACCCCCGTGCCACGGTCATTGTGCGTGTGCAGGGACAGGATGACGGACTCCCGCCGGTGCAGGTGGCGGCCCATCCACTCGATCATGTCGGCATGGATGTTCGGCGTGGTCCACTGCACGGTGTCCGGCAGGTTGATGATCATCTTCTTCTCCGGGGTCGGTTCCCAGACGTCGATGACCGCGTTGCAGATCTCCGCGGCGAAATCCAGCTCCGTGTCCGAGAAGGACTCCGGGGAATACTGCAGCACCACCTCCGTGCGGGGGATGGTCGGCACCAGTTCCTTCACCAGCTTCGCGCCCTCGATGGCCACCTGTTTGATGGAATCCCGGCTCGCGTCCCCGAAGGTCACGCGCCGCTGCAGCGGCGAGGTGGAGTTGTAGATGTGGACGATCGCCCGCTTCGCGCCGTCGATGGCTTCGAAGGTGCGGCGGATCAGGTGTTCCCGCGTCTGCACCAGCACCTGGATGGTCACGTCCTCCGGAATGCGGTTCCCATCGATCAGGCGGCGCAGGAAATTGAACTCCGTCTCAGCGGCGGACGGGAAGCCCACCTCGATCTGCTTGAAACCGACGCGCACCAGCAGGTCGAAGAACTCGAGCTTCTCCTCCACGGACATCGGTTGCGGCAGGGCCTGGTTGCCATCGCGGAGATCGACCGAGCACCATTCGGGGGCTGCTGTAATCGTTTGGTCCGGCCACGTGCGGTCGGGCAGGGACACCGGCGGGAATGGCCGGTATTTCTTCAGGGAAGTCGGATTCATGGAAAAATGGAAATGAAACGGAGTTTGGAGAAGGAGTGGCCGCGCCGAAAAGATGGGCGTGCCGGGGAACGGAAGTGAAGGAAAGAAATGGTCAGCGGGAGGCCAACCCTAGAAGAAGGGTGAGGCTGCTTGGAAGTGTCCCGGTGAAATTCACTGCGCCGCCACTATGGAGCCGCAGGGCGGCAGGTCAATGGAGAAGATGGGACCACACAGGGTCACAGCCCGAACCGCAGATGAACAGGATGGGCGCAGATGAACGCCAGGCCTGCCTGGCACCGGGAATCCGAACAACAATCTCCGCCCCGAAGGATTGAATCGCAAAGGAAACAGGAATTTCCCGTCCATCTGCGGCCATCCGTTCATCGGTGGTTGGATCTCTTCCCGAATATGGGAATCCTGATCACAAGCGGGTGATCCGCATCTCGACCCGCCGGTTCAGCGCGCGGTTCTCCTCCGTGTCATTCGGCGCCACCGGTTGGTCGGGCCCGAAGCCGATGGTGGTCACGCGACCAGGATCGATCCCGCTTTCGGCGAGCTTGTTCTTGCAGGAGAGCACCCGGCGGAAGGAAAGGTCGCGGTTAAGGGCGGCGGTGCCCTCGCTGGAGGTATGGCCGGAAAGCAGGATCTCCGCACGCGGGTTCTCCTTGAGGAACGCGGCGATGCGGTCCAGCTCCGCCACGCCTTCCGCCCGCAGCACGGCGCTGTTCACATCGAACTGGATCTTGTTGAGCGTGATCGAATCCCCCTCACGCATCTCCTTCCCGGTGAAGGTGGCGGAAGCGGACTTTTTCAGCCGCAGTTCCACCGGCTCGGAAGTCTCCCCGCCGATGACATCCACCGTCGCCTGCGCGGACGAATACCCGGGTGCTCCCGCCTGGATGACGGCAAGGCCGGCGGGAATCTTCCGCAGGGTGAACCCGCCGTTGCCGGACGCCTCCGAATCCCCGAACCCGATCGCGCCGACTTTCGCCTTTGCGATGGGTTCTCCGGTTTCGTCATCAACCACCCGCCCCGGCACAACGCCGACGTGGATGAACTCCTTCACGTTCACCATCAGCTTCGCGAAGTCATAGCTGAAGCCGTCCCCGGCCTTCGTCGCCGGGTCATCGATGAGGATGGAAAGGGACTCCCCCTTGAGCTGGTCCAGCATCTCCTGCGTGAACCGGACGTAGATCACCTTGCCGATGGGTCCTGTCTGCAGGAGCGCGTTGACCGTCTTTTCCATTTCCGGGAATCGGACGCCATTGACCGTCACCTGGAAATTGCTCTTGAACTGGGGCGACTGGAAATCATCCACCATCAGGCACAACACCGCGTCACGGATCACCACCTCCTTCAGGGAGCCGAGCGGGATCATGATCGGGGAGTTTTTCAGAGGCCGGTCGGTGGGGTGGAAATCGAACGTGTAACCGTCCACGCCCTCCGGCACGTCCCGGCCGGTGAAGCCGCTGCCAACCAGGATCCGGTCGGTTGGAGCAACGTCGTCCGCGGACGGCTCGAAAGGAAATCCGTGCGGATCGGTGGACCGCCCGGTGAAGGGATCGAACCCCTC comes from the Luteolibacter sp. SL250 genome and includes:
- a CDS encoding OmpA family protein, which encodes MDRTSLLTALFFALPFAASAMTTGTDGDWKAQKVELSDTKEAERVIRVGDIDNLGFGFPEGFDPFTGRSTDPHGFPFEPSADDVAPTDRILVGSGFTGRDVPEGVDGYTFDFHPTDRPLKNSPIMIPLGSLKEVVIRDAVLCLMVDDFQSPQFKSNFQVTVNGVRFPEMEKTVNALLQTGPIGKVIYVRFTQEMLDQLKGESLSILIDDPATKAGDGFSYDFAKLMVNVKEFIHVGVVPGRVVDDETGEPIAKAKVGAIGFGDSEASGNGGFTLRKIPAGLAVIQAGAPGYSSAQATVDVIGGETSEPVELRLKKSASATFTGKEMREGDSITLNKIQFDVNSAVLRAEGVAELDRIAAFLKENPRAEILLSGHTSSEGTAALNRDLSFRRVLSCKNKLAESGIDPGRVTTIGFGPDQPVAPNDTEENRALNRRVEMRITRL
- the leuA gene encoding 2-isopropylmalate synthase, which gives rise to MNPTSLKKYRPFPPVSLPDRTWPDQTITAAPEWCSVDLRDGNQALPQPMSVEEKLEFFDLLVRVGFKQIEVGFPSAAETEFNFLRRLIDGNRIPEDVTIQVLVQTREHLIRRTFEAIDGAKRAIVHIYNSTSPLQRRVTFGDASRDSIKQVAIEGAKLVKELVPTIPRTEVVLQYSPESFSDTELDFAAEICNAVIDVWEPTPEKKMIINLPDTVQWTTPNIHADMIEWMGRHLHRRESVILSLHTHNDRGTGVAATELGLMAGADRVEGTLFGNGERTGNLDIVTVALNMNSHGIETGLDFSDLQSIRSVYERMTRLVVPERQPYAGELVFTAFSGSHQDAIKKGLDLRGKETAADPEVPWGVPYLTIDPQDIGRSYEAIIRINSQSGKGGVAYVLDREHGFDLPKTMHPQVGKRVYDLADELGRELSTDEIRDAFFREFVNTDAPLAVLDYELGHHTTERGQVQCNATVELNGEKRDIQGLGNGPINAFVHALEEAGLKNFKLTDYRSHAVRGGSDANAAAYVQLQADDGRLIWGAGVDPSIEMAGLKALVTAWNLLRA